The Kordia sp. SMS9 DNA window GTGAAACTTCTGTAAAAATGGATGCTGAAAAGCATATCACAAATGGAGTAAAGCCACTAGATTTCTCTATCACAAAAAATGTAGCGTCAATGTTTGTATCAATCTTCTTGATATTATTCATATTTACAAGAATCGCTAGATCATACAAAACATCAAAAGTTCCAACAGGATTTGCAGGATTAATGGAGCCGCTCATTCTTTTCGTAAGAGACGACATCGCAAAATCATTAATCAATGAAAAAAAGTACATGAAATATGTACCGTACTTATTAACGTTGTTCTTCTTTATTTGGGTAAACAACTTATTAGGTTTAGTGCCAACAGGAGCAAACCTTACAGGGAATATTGCTACTACAATGGTATTAGCCGTATTAACGCTATTAATTGTAAACTTTAGTGGTAATGCACATTACTGGAAACACATCTTTTGGATGCCAGGCGTACCAGCACCCATGAAGTTAATTTTAGCACCTATTGAATTTATAGGAATCTTTACAAAGCCGTTCGCATTAATGATTCGTTTATTTGCAAACATTACCGCAGGACACATTATCATTTTAAGTTTAGTATCATTAATATTTATCTTCCAATGGGCAGGAACACCTTCTATGCTATTGGCCATCTTTATTATGATATTAGAATTTGTGGTAGCATTTGTACAAGCATACATATTTACCTTCTTAACAGCATTATTCATCGGAATGGCTGTAGAAGAAGCACATCACTAGAATTAGAGAAACAAAAGAAATAAAGAATTAATTTTTAAATTTTATTATTATGATTGGTAGTATCGCAGCATTAGGAGCTGGACTTGCAGTATTAGGAGTAGGTCTTGGTATCGGAAAAGTTGGTGGACAAGCAATGGAAGCTATGGCTAGACAACCAGAAGCAGCAGGTAAAATACAAACAGCAATGATTATTGCTGCCGTATTTATCGAAGGTGCAGGAATGTTTGGTATCGTAGTATCATTGTTAGGTCTTAGATAATCTAACTAAAAATATAACTCTTGTAGTACGGTTGGTATTACAAGAGTTATTACTATTTAAAATTTAAAAAAAGATAAATAATAAATACTATGGATTTAATTACACCTGCAATTGGATTGGTATTTTGGGTAGCAATTGCTTTCTTAGCATTAGTAGTAATTCTAAGAACAGCGGCTTGGAAGCCAATCTTAGGCGCTGTAAAAGATAGAGAAGACTCTATCAAAAACGCTTTAGAAGCAGCAGAAAATGCAAGAAAAGAAATGCAAAATTTGCACGCTGATAACGAAAAGCTATTAAAAGAAGCTCGTGCAGAAAGAGAAGCGATGTTGAAAGACGCCCGTGAGATCAAAGACAAAATGATCGCTGATGCGAAAGGAGAAGCACAAGTGCAAGCAAACAAAATGATTGCACAAGCGCAAGAAAGTATCCGTAGCGAAAAACAAGCCGCATTAGCAGAATTGAAAAACCAAGTAGCCAACATTTCTGTGGAAATCGCAGAAAAAGTGGTGCGAGGCGAATTAGCAGATAAAAAGAAGCAATTATCTTTAGTAGATAAAATGCTTGGAGACGTTACATTAAATTAATAACAACACTATCATGGCAGGATCTAGAGCAGCAATACGCTATGCAAAAGCAGTTTTGGCATTGGCACAAGATCAAAAGGCAGGAGAAACGGTAGCAACTGATATGGACAGCATCGTAAAAACAGCTGCAAACAGCAAAGACTTACGAATGATGTTAAAAAGTCCGATTGTAAATCTGGAGGATAAAAAAGCTGCGTTACATGAAATTTTTGCAAAAGTTCATACGATCTCTGAAGGACTAATCGATGTTCTTATTGCAAATAAGCGTGTTGATTTATTAGAAGATGTAGCAACACAATATGGAATCTTACACGATGCGTTACAAGGAAAAGAAAAAGCAGTCGTTACCACTGCAGTTCCGCTAACAGACGCGTTAAGAGAAAAGGTATTACAAAAAGTAAAAGACCTTACAGGAAACCAAGTAACAATAGAAAACAAAATCGACGAAAGTATTATCGGTGGATTTATTTTACGTGTGGGCGATTTGCAATACAATGCAAGCATCGCAAACCAGTTAAATACACTCAAACGAACTTTCTCTCAAAATTAAATACTAAATAAAATGGCAGAAGTTAAAGCTGCTGAGGTATCAGCAATATTAAAAAAACAACTTTCAGGATTTGAAGCAACTGCTTCACTTGACGAAGTTGGAACTGTACTACAAGTAGGTGATGGTATCGCTCGTGTGTATGGATTGGCTAACGCTCAATACGGAGAATTAGTAGAATTCGCAACAGGCATGGAAGGTATCGTATTGAACCTTGAAGAAGACAATGTTGGTGTAGTATTATTAGGACCTTCAAGAGGAATTAGTGAAGGTGCTACGGTAAAACGTACACAACGTATTGCTTCTATTAATGTAGGAGAAGAAGTTGTAGGACGTGTAGTTGATACTTTAGGAAATCCAATTGATGGTAAAGGGCCAATCGGAGGGAAATTGTATGAAATGCCTTTGGAGCGTAAAGCACCAGGTGTAATTTTCCGTCAACCCGTAGATGAGCCAATGCAAACTGGGATCAAGTCCATCGACGCCATGATTCCTGTAGGTAGAGGTCAACGTGAGTTGGTCATTGGTGACCGTCAAACAGGTAAAACCACCGTTTGTATTGATACAATTCTAAACCAAAAAGAATTCTATGATGCTGGTGAACCTGTATTTTGTATTTATGTAGCTATTGGACAAAAAGCGTCAACAGTTGCAGCAATTGCAAAAACATTAGAAGAAAAAGGAGCATTAGCATATACAGTTATTGTAGCAGCTAACGCATCAGATCCTGCACCAATGCAGGTATATGCACCATTCGCTGGAGCAGCTATCGGAGAATATTTCCGTGATACAGGTCGTCCTGCATTAATCGTGTATGATGATTTATCAAAACAAGCGGTTGCATACCGTGAGGTATCGTTATTATTACGTCGTCCTCCAGGACGTGAGGCGTATCCAGGTGACGTTTTCTACCTTCACTCTCGTTTATTAGAGCGTGCGGCAAAAGTAATTGCCGATGATGATATCGCTAAAAACATGAACGACTTACCAGATTCTTTAAAGCCACTTGTAAAAGGTGGTGGATCGTTAACAGCATTACCAATCATTGAAACACAAGCAGGAGATGTATCTGCCTATATTCCAACAAACGTAATTTCGATTACGGATGGACAGATATTCTTAGATGGTGATTTATTTAACTCTGGTGTTCGTCCAGCAATTAACGTAGGTATTTCAGTATCTCGTGTAGGTGGTTCGGCGCAAATTAAATCCATGAAAAAAGTAGCAGGTACGTTAAAACTAGATCAAGCGCAGTTCCGTGAATTAGAAGCGTTCGCAAAATTTGGTTCTGACTTAGATGCGGTTACTTTAAACGTAATTAACAAAGGTAAACGTAACGTTGAGATCTTAAAGCAAGCGCAAAACGATCCGTATACAGTAGAAGATCAGGTTGCAATCATTTATGCTGGATCTAAAAACTTATTAAGAGATGTTCCTGTAAATAAAGTAAAAGAATTTGAAAGAGATTTCATTGAATTCTTAAACGCAAAACACAGAGACATTCTTGATACATTAAAAGCAGGAAAACTAACAGACGAAGTTACAGATACGTTAACGCGTGTTTGTAAAGAGATGTCTGCGAAATACAATTAGTAATTAGTATTGAGTACAAAGTATTGAGATAGTTCGATACTTTGTACTTTCAACATAAAAATATGATATTGAGTTTCAGTCTCAACACTAACAACTCAATACTCAATACTAAAAACAAATGGCAAACTTAAAAGAAATACGTAATAGAATTACTTCTGTAAAATCAACAATGCAGATAACGAGTGCTATGAAAATGGTATCCGCTGCAAAGTTGAAAAAAGCACAAGACGCCATCACAGCGATGCGTCCGTATGCTAACAAACTTACAGAATTACTACAAAGTTTAAGCGCAACCTTAGATGCAGATAGCGGAAGCAAATTTGCAGACCAACGTGAAGTAAACAAAGTATTAATAGTAGCTATTACATCTAACAGAGGATTGTGTGGAGCGTTTAACTCAAACATCATCAAACAATCCAACCATTTAATCAACAATACCTACGCTGGAAAGCAAGTAGATGTATTGACGATTGGTAAAAAAGGAAACGATATCCTATCTAAAACAAACACGATCATTGAAAATCGTAGCGATGTTTTTGATGCGTTAACCTTTGATAATGTAGCTGAAATTGCTGAAAAATTAATGGAATTGTTTGAAAACGGATCGTATGATAAAATCGAGATCGTTTACAACAAATTCAAAAATGCAGCGACACAAATCGTCATGACGGAACAATTTTTACCAATTGTCCCAATGGAATCAGAAGAAAACGTTCAATTAGATTATATTTTTGAGCCATCAAAAGAAGAAATCGTTGAAGGATTGATTCCGAAGTCGTTAAAAACACAGTTATACAAAGGAATCAGAGACTCTTTTGCAAGTGAACACGGAGCGCGTATGACAGCGATGCACAAAGCAACCGACAACGCTGCAGAATTGAGAGATTCCTTAACATTGACCTACAACAAAGCACGTCAGGCAGCCATTACAAACGAAATCTTAGAAATCGTTGGTGGAGCGGAAGCGCTGAATAACTAAATAGTATTATTTTGTCGTTCCTGCGAAGGCAGGAATCTAAAAGAATTACTGAATATATAAGTCTAAAACCTCATGTTTCCATGAGGTTTTTTGTTTTTATACCTATTTTGAAACGTCATTGCGAGAATTTCAAAGAAATTAGTGGCAATCTGTGAGTTTCAAAACACAATTATCATATGATATAAACAGATTACTTCGTCATACTTCCTCGTAAAGACGTATCAAAATCCAAACCGTCACTTCGAGTGGTTTTTCTGTCATATTGAGCGCAGTCGAAATAGATAGAAAAATTGTATCGAGAAGTACTATGAAAACGAATTGCTTCAAAGCAATTCTCGATACAATTCGCTTAGGCGAATCACTCGAAGTGACGATCAGTAATAAAAACAAATTCACAAATTGACGAATCCACAAATTGACAAAAATAAAACCCAAAACACAACGTTATCATTTTAACACTAAAAACCTTAATTCTGTATCTTTGTAAAAACTGTTACCAATCGCATGCGCCAAAAATCCCCTTATTTCCTCTTTCTAATGCTATGTTTTAGTTTGAATACCTTTTTAAACGCACAAACCGAAAATGATTCTTTGGCGAAGTATAGTTATGAGGAGTTACATGCGCTAATTGATAGTACAAAATATGATAAACAAGAATTGTCAAAATTATATACAGAAGAATATTTAAAACGAGCTAAACTAGATGGAAATGAGATAAAAATATCTAGAGGGTATTTTTATTTGACATATTATTATTATGATAAAAATATTCTTTTAGGATTGAAATACGCAGATAGTATTATAGATACATGTAAAGACTGTAGGCATAATAAATATCCAGCTCTAGGTTACTACTTCAAAGGATATTTTTATAGTTTGGATGGACTTACTAATACTTTAGCTTTAAATAACTTTTTAAAAGCATTAAAAGTTTTAAGTAAAAATAGAAATGTTGAGTTAGAGCTTGATACTAGAAATGCAATAATAAGTATACAAGGAAATTGGTCAGCGAATGAGGAAACCCTTGATTTTATTAAAGAAGATTTGGAATTTTTAATTACCAATAAAGAAAACATTCAAGATTTTAAAATAAAGTATTTGTATGCTTTAGGAAATCTATGTAAAGGATATATAAAAAATAAAAAGTATAATGAAAGTTTGAAAATTTCTAAACAAGGAATTCAAGAAAGTTTAATCTTCAAAGACACTCTAGAGTCTTATGATTTTACTTCTTTAGCAGGACAAACTCAATATTATTTAGGAAATTATCAGGCAGCTATAGATAGCTCTTTAAAAGTATTACCTCATTTAATTAAAATTGATGACAGAGATTTAGTAATGGAATACTATTACTTAGCCAAAAGCTACAACAAACTCAAGCAACCAGAAAAGGCACAATTTCATTTCTTAAAAACAGATTCCATTTACCAAGCTACCAAAGACATTTTCCCAGAAATGCGAAATGTGTATGAACATATCATCGAGTATTACAAAAGCAAAAATGATGTTGAAAATCAAATCAAATATTATGATCGATTAATAGAAACGGATAAAATTATTGATTCAACGTATACATACGTAACAGAAACTGTCAACAAAAAATTCGACACACCACAAGCCATTGCAGAACGCGCACGTTTGCTAGAAGAAGCGCAAGCCAAAGAAAACTCTTGGAAATATCGTTTTGGAGCTATTAGTGGAATTTTGTTAATCATTCTCGGTATTTTAATCGCAGCATTTCGTCGTCAAAAATACTATAAAAAACGTTTCGAGAATTTGATGAATGTAGAACAGCCTCAGAATACTCCAAAAAAGAGCGCTGAGGCTCTCGAAGCGCGGAAAACACAAACCAAAGAAATCGACGTTCCACAAGAAATCGTGGAAAACATTCTAACTCAATTGCAAAAGTTTGAAGCTTCTCAAAAATTCACCAAACAAATTTCTTTAGCAGACTTAGCAAAAAAGCTAAAAACCAATCCAAAATACTTATCAAAAGTCATCAACGGACATTACGAAAAAAACTTCAGTTCGTATATGAACGAATTGCGCATCGAATATGTCATTTCCAAACTAAAAACAGATTCTAAATTCAGAAACTACACCATCAAAGCCATTGGAAAAGAAGCAGGTTTTGGGAATACAGAATCGTTCTCCAAAGCATTTCATAAAATCACAGGAATCAAGCCTTCATACTTCATCAATCAATTACAAAAGCGCTTGGAAAGCAAAGACTAAAAGTAGTTTTAAGAAAATAAGAATTTTGTTTTTTCTTTACATCAGCTATTCTACAAACTCATACCATTTTATAGTCTGATTGGTATTACTTACGACTTATTCATCAAACCAAGAATAAGAAAAATAGGGAAAACAACATATCCAGAATATAAAAACCACGGATGTTTTGCATCTTCAAGAACGGCTTCAATTCGGTCTTTGGTTCTTCTTGGAAAAGCGTCTGCATCCTTTTCAATACGATGACAAGAAGTACACTCAATACGAACTTTTTTACCATACGCAAAGAATAAAATTTTCAATGCAAAAAACTTGGAATGCACTTTTACGTTCAGACTTTCCTCAGTATTGCAACGATCACAAGAAGTTTTTTTTACAATTTCATCAGCAATAAGACGTTCAGCAATGAGAGGCATAAAGGTAAATTTAGAGGTGTGAATGTATCAAAAATAACAAAAAATAACTATTCTGCAACAGCATAAAAAAGTTCAGCATAGAAAATGAATCAATACGTTTGAATTTATAGAGAAAAGACAAATCCAAAAAACAATAAAAAATTCGTGCATTCGTAGTAAAAACGCATAAGAGTGCGCAAAACAAAAACACAACAGGAAGCAATCTAAAAGCAAAGCGGTCCAAAAATGTTCACACTGAGCGGAGTCGAAGTGTAACATTTTCAAAAAACTGCATCTAAAGGGAAAATCAAAAAAACAAACAGATGAATATCTTTAGAAAATTAATCGTTTTATTCGCCGTTTTTGTGAGTTACACAATGCAATCACAAGAAACCGCATTTCAAGTAAAAGTCACAGGAAAAGGAAATCCAATCTTACTATTTCCTGGTTTTAGTTGTACAGGCGACGTTTGGAACGAAACCGTAAAAGAACTTTCCAAAACGAATGAATGTCACATATTTACCTTTGCAGGATTCGGAAACGTTCCCGCAATAGAATCTCCATGGTTGGAAACCATTAAAAATGAGGTCCAAAAATATGTCGCTCGTAAAAACTTAGAAAAACCAACCATCATCGGACATAGTATGGGCGGATCGTTGGCACTGTGGTTAGCTTCCGAAAATCCAGAAACCTACAAACAATTAATCATCGTAGACGGACTGGCAAGTATTGGCGCACTTATGATTCCTGACTTTTCACCAGAAAAAGTAAGCTATGACAATCCGTTTGCCAAACAACAATTGGAAATGGACGCCACAGCATTCAACAAAATGGCAACACAAATGGCAGCAGGAATGACCTTGACCAAAGAAAAACAACCTACATTAGTTTCTTGGATGGAACAAGCCGATCGAAAAACCTATGTGAACGGGTATATTGACCTTATGAAGTTAGACTTACGAGAAAACATCAAAAGTATTCAAATTCCGGTAACAATTATGGCGTCTGTGAGCTTCTACCCAAAACCACAAGTAGAAAAACTATACACAGAACAATATCAAAAACTAACAAATAAAAACATGCTATACGTTGAAAATTCGGCGCACTTTATTATGTTTGATCAAGCGGAATGGTTTCTGAAAGAAGTTAAAAAGTTAATTCGTTTATAGTTGTGAGTTGTCGGTTGTCAGTTAGTTCAAACAAATTTACTACGAACCGACTAACAACAAAGAGCCAAAAAAATATAAAGAATCTAAAAGCGCAGCGATCTAAAAACAAAAAAGTGAATCCACAAACCAACAACTTCAAAAATATATACCAAGATCATTATGAAAAGGTCTACAGACTCTGTCTAGGATACGTCAATGGTGACGAAACGTTGGCGAAAGACTTAGCACAGGAAGCGTTTATTAAAGTTTGGGAACATTTGGAGCAATTCAAACAAAAATCGAGCATTGGCACTTGGATCTATCGTATTACCGTAAATACCTGTTTGCTATTCATTCGAAAAAACAAAAAAGGAAGCTACAGTTTGCCCGAAATACAACAAGACGACACCAATGTAGTGGAAGAAGAAAAAGTGCGTCAAACGCGTTTACAACAAATGTACGCGTGTATTCAGCAACTCAAACAAACCGAACGAATTGTCATCTTACTGGTTTTAGAAGGCATACCACAAAAAGAAATTGCGGACATCACAGGACATTCACACCAAAACATTCGTGTGATGGTACACAGAATCAAAGAAAAACTCACAAAATGTGTCACTCATGGAATTTAAAGACATACAAAATACTTGGCAACAGCAATCGGGAAAAACAACGATACCCGATTTTACACCTGCACAACAAAAACTTCAAAAATTACGCAAAGAACAACGCATCACACAACTAATTTTGGGCGTTACAGGAATCATACTCATTGTATTCTTCTTTTACATTTCAGCCTACAAATACAGCGGAACGCTCTTAGGAATGTTACTCATGATCAGCGTCGTGGTCATCCGTGTGTTTATTGAAATTAGAAGCAGGCAAAAACTGCGAAAAATCAACGTATTACTTACGTTAGAAGACTTCAAAGGGCAACTCATTCATTACTATCAAAACCGTAAAATATTGGCGTTTAGAACCATTCCAATCCTATTGATTGTGTACAATCTTGGTGTTGGCATCATGATGTATTATTTTTATTTATATCTTTCAAGAGGATTTTTCTATTACGTGTTAATCTCGTATTTAGTTTCGTTTGTCGTACTGTTTTATTTCATCCGCAAACAAGTCTTGAACGAACTTTCAATACTTAAAGCCCTGCAAGAATCATAGAAACTATTTCGTGTTTTGTTATTGGTTGTCAGTTTTCAATTCATTCATACAAAATGCTATTTGATACGAAAACCATTCGTGCCAATTAAAAAGTAAAAAACGACCAAAAAACCATTCGTGAATTCGTGGTTGAAAAAGTTATCAGTTTTCAGTTATTTAAAAGAAAATGCACAACGAACCGACTAACAGCCAAAAGCAAATTAATAACAAATAAATGCACAAACACGTCACAAAGATATTATTAGTAATACTGATGACCAGTTTCAGCAACTGCTCCTCACAACAAAAAACGATGAAACTTCAAGAAAACACACCGTTTACAATTGAAGCTGCTTTTTCACAAGTATGGACAGGCGGACAACCCGATAGTGGAAGCGGCATCAATGTACACATCACCATTCAAAATCCAAACAACAAAGAAATTGAACTTCAACATTTTTACTTCAGAGGAAAAAAGACAACGCTGGAAGACAATACAAAACGCACCAAAGGATTATACATAGCACGCTTCATCAAACTGGCTGAAAAAGAAATCATTTTACACAACGATCCTAAAAAAGAAGCCCAAAACGAGCCGCCAAAATTACAAGCTAAATTTCCATTCACGCTAAAAGACAATGAAGGTGTGTTAAGTTATGAGGAAAATGGCACGCTAAAATATGTCAAACTTAAAAATATCGAGGAAAAACTTCCAAATTACTATCCAAGCGCTCCGCAAAACAAACAATAACCGAACTTGGGAAATCCCAAAGAAATCAATACATTTGGGCGTAAACAAAACATTCCTTGAGCGCACTACAAAAGTTCTTCAAAGACACCATTATCTACGGAATTGCAGCAATTCTGCCACGAGCCATCAATATTGGCTTGGTAGGTTTACATACCGATGTTTTTGGACCAGAACGGTATGGTGTCAACACAGAATATTATGTATACGCAGCCTACCTAAATGCCTTGCTCACGTACGGAATGGAAACCGCCTTCTTTCGCTTCTTCAGTAAAGAACAAGAAAAAGGGAAAATCATTTCTACGTCGTTTATCAGCTTATTAGCTACAACGGTGATCTTTTTGATAGTAGGATTGACGTTTGCACCTGAAATAGCACAAACGTTTGGTTTTGAAAAAGTAATGTATGTCAAAATTCTAGTGTGGACAGTATTTTTAGACACGATTGTCGTCATTCCATTTGCCTATTTGCGGGTCACCAACAGACCGATTCGCTTTGCAGGAATCAAAATTGCCAACATTCTATTTTTAGCAGTGCTAAATGTACTGTTCTTATGGGCAATTCCAAATGGAATCTTATCCAAAGAAATCCTGCCTGATGTGCTCAATTTCTATGTAAAAGATACGCCAGAAGTCATCTATATATTTTTAGCGAATGTCTTTGCAAGTTTCTTCACACTCCTATTATTACTACCGAATATCCTAAAAATAAAATGGACGTTTGATAGGAAAATATTGCAAAAACTACTCATTTATGGTTCGCCCATCATGATTGGAAGTTTGGCGTATGTAACCAACGAAAACATTGACAAACTCTTCTTAGGCGACATCATCGGGAAAACAGAAATGGGGAAATACGCAGCTTGTTACAAACTCGGCGTATTCATGACGTTGTACATAACGGCATTTCGTTTGGGTGCCGAACCGTTCTTTTTCAATCACGCGAAAGAAAAAAATGCCAAAAACAACTATGCAACGATTCTCAAATGGTTTACAATTTTGGGAGCAATTTTTATGTTGGTTGTGGTGGCATATATTGATCTCTTTGCCAGTATCTTAATTCAACAAAAACAATACTTAGATGCGTTGGCAATTGTTCCAATCATCCTGTTGGCAAACCTCTGTTTAGGAATTTACAACAACCTATCAATATGGTACAAACTTACCGACAAAACTCGGTACGGCATGTATATCTCTATTTTTGGTGCGATTGTGACGATTCTGTTCAACATTATTATGATTGACAAAATAGGATTCATGGCATCTGCGTGGGCAACTTTGGTCGCGTACGGAAGCATGATGATCATTTCGTATGTATTGGGACAAAAACATTACAAAGTACCGTACAATGTCAAGCAAATAATCGGTTATATTGTCTTAGCGGCTGTACTGTCAGCAATAGCATTCTATGATGGAATTCGTGGAAACTATATCATGGCAACTGTATTAGTTTTAGTATTTTTGACAGTGATTTACATAGTTGAACGAAAAGAATTAAAACGCTTATTGCGGAAAGGCTCATAGTTTATAGTAGTATTGAGTATTGAAAAGCCCAAACGTCACTTCGAGTAATTTTCCAAAGGAAAATTGTATCGAGAAGTACTATAAAACTTAAAATGCAAAAAAACAAATCAACAAAAAAGAAGAGTAAAGCGATAAACAAATAATAAAAACAATAAAAAGCTAGAAGCAAATAGCTAATAGCCAAAAGCTATCAAAAAATGACCATAAACATCATCAACAAATCTCAGCACGCATTGCCGCATTATGAAACGCTGGCTTCCGCCGGAATGGACTTACGTGCAAACCTTACGGAATCTGTAACCTTACAACCAATGGACAGAGCCATTATCAAAACAGGTTTGTTTATAGAATTACCCATTGGATACGAAGCACAAGTTCGCCCACGAAGCGGTTTAGCCGCCAAAAAAGGAATCACTGTACTCAATGCGCCTGGAACGATTGATGCAGATTATAGAGGTGAAATTGGCGTAATTCTGGTCAATCTATCCAAAGAAAGCTTCACTATTGAAAACGGAGAACGCATTGCACAAATAGTCATCGCACAACACGAACGCGCCGAATGGCAAGAAGTATCCGAACTCTCAGAAACCGACAGAGGCGCAGGCGGATTTGGAAGCACAGGAACGAAGTAGCTTAGAAATTATAAATGCTAAATGTAAAATTATAAATCGAAAACTATTTTTGAATAACGAATTGACAAGTCAACGTATCAGCAAATTAACAGAAAAACCAAACGTCACTTCGAGTAATTTTAGAAGAAAATTGTATCGAGAAGTACTATGAAACGGTAAAGAGATTAGGTTTTAGACAATAGGAATTAGTAAGTTTCTCAATAATCAACAGATAACAAATAATAAAGTTTATAAGTTTAAGTTTTGGATTAAACATCCAATAAAGGAAACAACAAATTGACAAATCAATAAAAATAAAAAGTAAAAGTAATCAAGAAATATTCGTGAATTCGTGACAAAAAATAAAAAGCAAGAGTAAGCTAAACAAATCGAAAAAAAACGAATCAACAAAAAAAACAGACAAATGAAAATAATAGTTCCCATGGCTGGAAGAGGTTCACGCCTTCGTCCACACACACTTACCGTACCAAAACCATTAATTCCCATTGCAGGAAAACCCATTGTACACCGACTCGTTTCTGACATTGCCAAAGTATTAGGCGAACCTATCGAA harbors:
- the atpB gene encoding F0F1 ATP synthase subunit A codes for the protein MIAKKSIKNLILAVLFALPLFATASGSTKEGEEKEFNVVEMIMHHIADSHEWHLWGEGDNSVSIPLPVILYTDNGLVTFMSNEFHHDDSGHHIVTKNGMNFVRNHGKIYQLNTGETSVKMDAEKHITNGVKPLDFSITKNVASMFVSIFLILFIFTRIARSYKTSKVPTGFAGLMEPLILFVRDDIAKSLINEKKYMKYVPYLLTLFFFIWVNNLLGLVPTGANLTGNIATTMVLAVLTLLIVNFSGNAHYWKHIFWMPGVPAPMKLILAPIEFIGIFTKPFALMIRLFANITAGHIIILSLVSLIFIFQWAGTPSMLLAIFIMILEFVVAFVQAYIFTFLTALFIGMAVEEAHH
- the atpE gene encoding ATP synthase F0 subunit C; translated protein: MIGSIAALGAGLAVLGVGLGIGKVGGQAMEAMARQPEAAGKIQTAMIIAAVFIEGAGMFGIVVSLLGLR
- a CDS encoding F0F1 ATP synthase subunit B: MDLITPAIGLVFWVAIAFLALVVILRTAAWKPILGAVKDREDSIKNALEAAENARKEMQNLHADNEKLLKEARAEREAMLKDAREIKDKMIADAKGEAQVQANKMIAQAQESIRSEKQAALAELKNQVANISVEIAEKVVRGELADKKKQLSLVDKMLGDVTLN
- the atpH gene encoding ATP synthase F1 subunit delta: MAGSRAAIRYAKAVLALAQDQKAGETVATDMDSIVKTAANSKDLRMMLKSPIVNLEDKKAALHEIFAKVHTISEGLIDVLIANKRVDLLEDVATQYGILHDALQGKEKAVVTTAVPLTDALREKVLQKVKDLTGNQVTIENKIDESIIGGFILRVGDLQYNASIANQLNTLKRTFSQN
- the atpA gene encoding F0F1 ATP synthase subunit alpha, yielding MAEVKAAEVSAILKKQLSGFEATASLDEVGTVLQVGDGIARVYGLANAQYGELVEFATGMEGIVLNLEEDNVGVVLLGPSRGISEGATVKRTQRIASINVGEEVVGRVVDTLGNPIDGKGPIGGKLYEMPLERKAPGVIFRQPVDEPMQTGIKSIDAMIPVGRGQRELVIGDRQTGKTTVCIDTILNQKEFYDAGEPVFCIYVAIGQKASTVAAIAKTLEEKGALAYTVIVAANASDPAPMQVYAPFAGAAIGEYFRDTGRPALIVYDDLSKQAVAYREVSLLLRRPPGREAYPGDVFYLHSRLLERAAKVIADDDIAKNMNDLPDSLKPLVKGGGSLTALPIIETQAGDVSAYIPTNVISITDGQIFLDGDLFNSGVRPAINVGISVSRVGGSAQIKSMKKVAGTLKLDQAQFRELEAFAKFGSDLDAVTLNVINKGKRNVEILKQAQNDPYTVEDQVAIIYAGSKNLLRDVPVNKVKEFERDFIEFLNAKHRDILDTLKAGKLTDEVTDTLTRVCKEMSAKYN
- the atpG gene encoding ATP synthase F1 subunit gamma; this encodes MANLKEIRNRITSVKSTMQITSAMKMVSAAKLKKAQDAITAMRPYANKLTELLQSLSATLDADSGSKFADQREVNKVLIVAITSNRGLCGAFNSNIIKQSNHLINNTYAGKQVDVLTIGKKGNDILSKTNTIIENRSDVFDALTFDNVAEIAEKLMELFENGSYDKIEIVYNKFKNAATQIVMTEQFLPIVPMESEENVQLDYIFEPSKEEIVEGLIPKSLKTQLYKGIRDSFASEHGARMTAMHKATDNAAELRDSLTLTYNKARQAAITNEILEIVGGAEALNN
- a CDS encoding AraC family transcriptional regulator; this encodes MNTFLNAQTENDSLAKYSYEELHALIDSTKYDKQELSKLYTEEYLKRAKLDGNEIKISRGYFYLTYYYYDKNILLGLKYADSIIDTCKDCRHNKYPALGYYFKGYFYSLDGLTNTLALNNFLKALKVLSKNRNVELELDTRNAIISIQGNWSANEETLDFIKEDLEFLITNKENIQDFKIKYLYALGNLCKGYIKNKKYNESLKISKQGIQESLIFKDTLESYDFTSLAGQTQYYLGNYQAAIDSSLKVLPHLIKIDDRDLVMEYYYLAKSYNKLKQPEKAQFHFLKTDSIYQATKDIFPEMRNVYEHIIEYYKSKNDVENQIKYYDRLIETDKIIDSTYTYVTETVNKKFDTPQAIAERARLLEEAQAKENSWKYRFGAISGILLIILGILIAAFRRQKYYKKRFENLMNVEQPQNTPKKSAEALEARKTQTKEIDVPQEIVENILTQLQKFEASQKFTKQISLADLAKKLKTNPKYLSKVINGHYEKNFSSYMNELRIEYVISKLKTDSKFRNYTIKAIGKEAGFGNTESFSKAFHKITGIKPSYFINQLQKRLESKD
- a CDS encoding alpha/beta fold hydrolase, encoding MNIFRKLIVLFAVFVSYTMQSQETAFQVKVTGKGNPILLFPGFSCTGDVWNETVKELSKTNECHIFTFAGFGNVPAIESPWLETIKNEVQKYVARKNLEKPTIIGHSMGGSLALWLASENPETYKQLIIVDGLASIGALMIPDFSPEKVSYDNPFAKQQLEMDATAFNKMATQMAAGMTLTKEKQPTLVSWMEQADRKTYVNGYIDLMKLDLRENIKSIQIPVTIMASVSFYPKPQVEKLYTEQYQKLTNKNMLYVENSAHFIMFDQAEWFLKEVKKLIRL
- a CDS encoding RNA polymerase sigma factor; translated protein: MNPQTNNFKNIYQDHYEKVYRLCLGYVNGDETLAKDLAQEAFIKVWEHLEQFKQKSSIGTWIYRITVNTCLLFIRKNKKGSYSLPEIQQDDTNVVEEEKVRQTRLQQMYACIQQLKQTERIVILLVLEGIPQKEIADITGHSHQNIRVMVHRIKEKLTKCVTHGI